In Actinoplanes octamycinicus, the genomic window GTGGCCCTCGGGGGTGACGCTCGCCTGCAGGTAGATCTGGGCGAGTCGGGCCAGGGTCCCGGTGCCGTTCGAGACGAACGAGGCCACGTCGTTGTACCCGGCGCTCCTGGCGCGGGCGCCGCGCAGCTGCCCGTTCTTGATCGACGCGCCGTCGGGCGCGTTGGTGCTGATCGCCTCGTCGCGGGGATCCCAGAAGTCACCGTTGATCGCGGCCACCGACTTGGCGTTGGTCGCCATCACCTTCACGTCCTGTTTCTCACCGACCGACGGCGGCGACAGGTACTGCACCTGCAACGTCGGGGTGCTCAGGTCGGCCTCCACGACGTGTACCGGACGGGCCGAACCCGAGCCGGTCACCGTGCTCTGCCGCAGGCCCGGCGCGAGCGTGGTGGTGCCGGTGACGCCGATCGCGGTGACCGCGGCCGCTGCCGGGGTCGGCGCGGCGGCGCCGGAGGCGAGCAACACCGGCAGCATCACGACGGCGGTGCGGCGCCATCGCGATGCGGCCAGCAAGGGGTGTGACAGTGCCATGAAGATCCTTTCCCCGTACCCCACCCGAAAGACTGATCCACAGTGTTGCCGCGCCGGGAGGGGCGATACAGACAGCGGCGGAATTCGATCTTAGGAGAGGCGGTCGAGGGATCGGCCGGAGGCGCGGGCAGGTAGGTTCCGGGGCGGCTGCGTGGTGCGCGGCCGCGACGCGGGGCGGCACCCGACCCGCTCGTGCTGACCAGGGAGGACCTGTGCCGGAACAGCCGACGCTGGAGGAACTGATCACCACGTGCCGGGCGGTGTCCGGCTGGTCCTGGCGGGCTGCCGACCTGCCGGCGCTCGCCGCCCGGCTCGGCTGGCAGCTGCGGTGCGCCGGGCTCGACTACGCGTCCGCCGACGCGCCGTGGCCGGGCGGGGAGCAGGCGATCAGCGTCCTCTACCACCGGCACGCCGTCGACCGGGTCTCGTTCGCCCTCACCCTCCCGATCGACAGCATCAGCGCCGACCTGGCCGCGGCCGGCGCCCTGCTCGGCGAGCCGGCCTGGGAGTCCGGCGGAATCCGCGGCTGGCCGCAGTTCACCATCCGGCCCCGGCCGCCGCAGACGGTCCTGGACTGGAGTCCGGCCGAGGCGTACGAGGGTGACCCGGCCACGCTGGCCGAGACGTGGGAGCGGCTGCACGTGGTGCTGGCCGACATCGACAGCGAGGGCGAGGAGAGCGACACGCTGATCCTGTCCCACGGGCCGTACTACGTGCAGGTGCAGTACACCGCTGACCAGAAATTCGTCGAGGCGGTCGCCGACTGCTACCTGCCCGGTCAGCACCGGTACACCGGCGCCCAGCTGGCGCTGCTGCACCAGCTCGGCTGGCAGCCACACGACTCGGCGAACTGGTCGGGCAGCGGCCTCCACGGCGAGCTTGCCGCGGTGTTCGTCCGCACGCTGCGCGACGTGTTCGGCGCCGGGTCGGCCAGCGAGGTGACCGCGCGCCGTTTCGACGTCGAGGGCCGCCGGGAGTACTGAACGCCGCGCGCCCGGCGCCGGTTCATCGGCGGCGGTCAAATTGGCGCCGGTCGCATGCTGTCGGCTCGCTGTCAGCCGGGTCCGCCCCGCAGGCGTTTCCGTAGGGGTGAACCGAGAGGACGGCGAACCCATGCGCGAGAACGTCACGAAGCTGCCGCGGATCCGGGTCGACGACGTGGTCGCGGCCCTCGGACCGGACCTGCGACCCGGGGCCGACCAGGTCGGGGTGGACGACGCCGGGCTGGTCCGGGTCCGGGTGACGGCCGGGGGCGGGGTGTCCGCGGTCGAGATCGCCGGCCGGTTCGCCGGGGTGGACGCGCTGGCCGCGGCGATCCTCGGGGCGTACCGGCAGGCGCTGCTGAAGCGGATGGCGGCCCGGCTGGTCGGCGGCGCCGGTCCGGACCCGGCGCCGCCCCGCGACGACGCGCCGGGGCTGACCGACGAGCGGTGGCTGGACTGGGTCCGCGACGCCCTGGACCGGGCCGACCGGCAGCTGACCGCGATGGGCCGCGCCCGCCCGGCCGCCGAGGAGATCACCGGTCCGGACCGCTTCGTCCGCGTCCGCGTCGCCGGCGGCGTGGTCACCGACGTCTTCATCGACGCCCCACGCGCCGCCGAACGCTCCCCGGACGCGGTGGCCGCGGACGCCCGCTCCGCTCTCGACCAGGCCGCCCACACCTGAGCCGGCCACGATCGCACCCCGCCGAAGCAGTCGAAGCACTCGAAGCAGTGGAAGCGGCGTCGTCGTTGCCGGTGGGCGGGATGCGGGGCAGCGCCCCGGGCAGCGCCCATTCTACTCTCGGCCGTGAGTCACCGAGGAGGTCGAGACGGATGACCACTCTGTACGAGTTCGCCGGCGGCGACGAAGCCCTGCACCGCCTGGAAGAGTTGTTCTACGACAAGGTGCTGGCCGACCCGGTGCTGCGCCGCGTCTTCCCGATCCGCCAGCCCACCCACGTCCGTCATCTCACCTGGTTCACCGCGGAGTCGTTCGGCGGCCCGGACCGGTTCACCACCGGCCCGGGCTTCCAGTACCTGATCGACGTCCACCGGAACCTGAAGATCACCGATGCGGAGCGGGACCGGTTCGTCGCGCTCTACCTGGAGGCGGTCGACGAGGCCGGGCTCCCCGACGACCCGGCTTTCCGGGCGGCGATCCGCGAGCACGTCGAGTTCGGTGTGCGGGTGGCCCAGCAGAACTCGCACGCCGAAACCGACGAGGGGCTGCACCCGATCCGCGCGGTGCCGGCCTGGACCTGGCCGGGCTAGACCGCCAGCAGTTTGGCCTCCACCTCCGGGTCGAGGCCGACCGCCGGCCGGTCCGTACGCTTCGGGGCCTCGCCGGGCAGCGACCGCAACCACGCCCAGGTGTCCTCGACGGTCTCCCGGACCGGGCGGCACCGCAGCCCGGCCGCCAAGGCCTTGCGCACGTCGCCCTGGTGCATGAAGTCGTGGCCCTCGCCCGGCGGCAGCCAAATCGGCAGGTCGGTCCACGGCTGCACGCCGGCCGCCAGGATCGGCTCCGGGTCGGTCCAGCGCAGCTCGGCCCGCCCGCCGGTCACCTCCGCGGCCGTCTCCAGCAGCTCGCCCATGGTGGTGTGCCCGGACGGGCTGACCAGGTTGACCGGGCCCTCCGTGCCGATGTTGGCGAGGATGAACAGGGCCAGGTCGCGCACGTCGATGTACTGCAGCGGCAGGTCCCGCGGGCCGGGCGCCAGGGTGGGACCGCCGCGGTGCAGCCGGGTGAGCCACCAGGGCAGCCGGCCGACGTCCTCGTGCGGGCCGAGGATCAGGCCGGCCCGGGCGAGCAGCACCGGGCCGCCGAACGCCGCGGTCTCCCGCTCGGCGCGCAGTTTGTCGCCGGCGTAGCCCGGATCGTCCAGCGGGGCCAGGGGCGCGTCCTCGGTCATCCGCGCGGTCCCCGGCCAGAGATAGACCGAGCGGCTGCTGACGTACGTCAGATGTCCGGCACGGCCCGCGAGCGCGGTCGCGGCCGTGCCCACCGCGGACGCCTCCGCGGACCAGGTGTCGATCACCGCGTCCCAGGTGCCGGGCCCGAAGTCGGGCGTGCCGAGCCGGTCGCCGACCAGCGTGGTCACGCCGGGCACCGGATCGCGCTGTCCGCGATTGAACACCGTCACCCGGTGCCCGGCCGCGACCGCTTCCGCCGCGAGCACGCGACCGACGAAACCACTGCCGCCCAGGATGAGAATCCGCATGCGGCCGAGCCTGCCGGATGGACCGGCCCGGCCCCAAACGGATCTGCTGACGGCAGAGTCAGTCGCCGAGGAAGGTCTCCACGGCCTCGACCACCAGCGCGTGGTCCTCGGCCTGCGGGAGGCCGGAAACGGTCACCACGCCGACCACCCCGGCGCCGGGCACCCGGATCGGGAACGCGCCGCCGTGCGCGGCGTACCGGATCGGCTCGACGCCCATCGCCTCGTTCAGCTCGCGGCCCTTGGCGGCCAGCTCACGGCCGATCCGGTAGGACGACGCGGCGAACCGGTACACCACCCGGACCTTGCGCTCGATCCAGGTGTCGTTGTCGGCGGTGGACCCGGGCAACCCGGCGTGGAACAGCTGCTGCTGGCCGCGGCGGATGTCCACCGCGACCGGCAACCGGCGCTCGGTGGCCAGGTTGACCAGCAGGCAGCCCAGCGCCCAGGCGTCGGCCTCCTCGAAGCGGGGGAAGACCAGGCGTTTCTCCTGCTCCTCCAGATCGGCGATCAGGTGCTGCAACTCGTCGCTCATCACTGCATTCTCATCTGGTCGACACCGAGCTTGACGATCAGGGCCAGCACCACGACCAGCAGCACGATCCGGACGAAGCCGGAACCCTTGCGCAGCGCCATCCGGGCGCCCAGGACCGCGCCGGCGATGTTGCAGACCGCCATCCCGGCGCCGAGCCACCAGTGCACGTGCCCAGTCGCCGCGAAGACGATCAGCGCGCCCAGGTTGGTGCCGGTGTTGACCAGTTTCGCCATCGCCGAGCCGTGCACGAAGTCGGCGCCGACGATCGTGGTGAACGCCAGGACCAGGAACGTGCCGGTGCCCGGCCCGATCAGCCCGTCGTAGGCGGCGATCAGCCCGCCGGCCACCGCGACCGCCACGCCGCGGCGCAGCGGGGTGCGTTTCTCCATGTGCTCGGCCAGGCCCATGGCCGGGCGCACGGTCACGAAGACCGCCACGGCGATCAGCACGACCAGCACGATCGGCCGATAGACGGTCGGCGAGACGTGCCCGGCCAGCAGCGCGCCGCAGCCGGCGCAGACCAGGGCCAGGGCCGCGGACGGCCCGGCCACCCCCCAGTCGATTTTGGTACGCCGGGCGTAGGTGATCGCCGCGGTGCTGGTCCCGCAGATCGCGGCGAGCTTGTTGGTGCCCAGCGCGGTGGGCAGCGGCAGTTGCGGGGCGGCGACCAGCAGCGCCGGCAGCAGCAGCAACCCGCCACCGCCGACGACCGCGTCGACCCATCCGGCCGCGGCGGCCGCCACCAGGAGCGTGACGATCACTTACGGCCGCGCACCTTCTGCAGCCAGAGACCGAAGCTGGCGCCCACGATGAAGATCAGCATCGTGCAGCAGAGGGCCTTGGTGAACATCGGCTCTCCTCGTGGTCAGGGGTGTTCCTCCCGCTGGAGGTTACACAGCCCGCTGACCACGTCGTCCCCGGCGGCCAGCAACCGGTCCAGCTCGGCGGCGTCGCGCAGGCTCA contains:
- a CDS encoding DUF6301 family protein; amino-acid sequence: MPEQPTLEELITTCRAVSGWSWRAADLPALAARLGWQLRCAGLDYASADAPWPGGEQAISVLYHRHAVDRVSFALTLPIDSISADLAAAGALLGEPAWESGGIRGWPQFTIRPRPPQTVLDWSPAEAYEGDPATLAETWERLHVVLADIDSEGEESDTLILSHGPYYVQVQYTADQKFVEAVADCYLPGQHRYTGAQLALLHQLGWQPHDSANWSGSGLHGELAAVFVRTLRDVFGAGSASEVTARRFDVEGRREY
- a CDS encoding group II truncated hemoglobin produces the protein MTTLYEFAGGDEALHRLEELFYDKVLADPVLRRVFPIRQPTHVRHLTWFTAESFGGPDRFTTGPGFQYLIDVHRNLKITDAERDRFVALYLEAVDEAGLPDDPAFRAAIREHVEFGVRVAQQNSHAETDEGLHPIRAVPAWTWPG
- a CDS encoding reductase, translating into MRILILGGSGFVGRVLAAEAVAAGHRVTVFNRGQRDPVPGVTTLVGDRLGTPDFGPGTWDAVIDTWSAEASAVGTAATALAGRAGHLTYVSSRSVYLWPGTARMTEDAPLAPLDDPGYAGDKLRAERETAAFGGPVLLARAGLILGPHEDVGRLPWWLTRLHRGGPTLAPGPRDLPLQYIDVRDLALFILANIGTEGPVNLVSPSGHTTMGELLETAAEVTGGRAELRWTDPEPILAAGVQPWTDLPIWLPPGEGHDFMHQGDVRKALAAGLRCRPVRETVEDTWAWLRSLPGEAPKRTDRPAVGLDPEVEAKLLAV
- a CDS encoding heme-degrading domain-containing protein; translation: MSDELQHLIADLEEQEKRLVFPRFEEADAWALGCLLVNLATERRLPVAVDIRRGQQQLFHAGLPGSTADNDTWIERKVRVVYRFAASSYRIGRELAAKGRELNEAMGVEPIRYAAHGGAFPIRVPGAGVVGVVTVSGLPQAEDHALVVEAVETFLGD
- a CDS encoding sulfite exporter TauE/SafE family protein produces the protein MIVTLLVAAAAAGWVDAVVGGGGLLLLPALLVAAPQLPLPTALGTNKLAAICGTSTAAITYARRTKIDWGVAGPSAALALVCAGCGALLAGHVSPTVYRPIVLVVLIAVAVFVTVRPAMGLAEHMEKRTPLRRGVAVAVAGGLIAAYDGLIGPGTGTFLVLAFTTIVGADFVHGSAMAKLVNTGTNLGALIVFAATGHVHWWLGAGMAVCNIAGAVLGARMALRKGSGFVRIVLLVVVLALIVKLGVDQMRMQ